The proteins below are encoded in one region of Buttiauxella gaviniae:
- the cysM gene encoding cysteine synthase CysM → MTTLESTIGNTPLVKLQRTGLDNGSEIWVKLEGNNPAGSVKDRAALSMIVRAQERGEISPGDTLIEATSGNTGIALAMIAALKGYRMRLLMPDNMSLERKAAMQAYGAELILVSKEQGMEGAREMARLMDERGEGKVLDQFNNPDNPYAHYSTTGPEIWKQTQGRITHFVSSMGTTGTVTGVSQFMREQQKAVKIVGLQPEDGSSIPGIRRWPEEWLPKIFDPSLVDEVMDMSQVEAERTMRKLAREEGIFCGVSSGGAVAGALRVAQANPGSVVVAIICDRGDRYLSTGVFGEESYSQGSGI, encoded by the coding sequence GTGACGACCTTAGAAAGCACGATTGGCAATACGCCTCTGGTTAAATTACAGCGCACCGGCCTTGATAACGGCAGTGAAATTTGGGTCAAACTCGAAGGGAATAATCCTGCGGGTTCGGTAAAAGACAGAGCGGCGCTTTCGATGATTGTGCGTGCCCAAGAGCGCGGTGAAATCTCCCCGGGTGATACGCTTATAGAGGCAACCAGTGGCAACACCGGGATTGCTCTGGCAATGATTGCGGCGCTGAAAGGTTATCGGATGCGGCTGCTCATGCCTGACAATATGAGCCTTGAGCGCAAAGCCGCGATGCAGGCTTATGGCGCTGAGCTGATTCTGGTGTCCAAAGAGCAGGGGATGGAAGGCGCACGCGAAATGGCGCGTTTGATGGATGAGCGCGGTGAGGGTAAAGTCCTCGATCAGTTTAATAATCCGGATAACCCCTACGCACACTACAGCACTACCGGGCCTGAAATCTGGAAGCAAACTCAGGGGCGCATCACGCACTTTGTCTCCAGTATGGGCACAACCGGCACGGTAACCGGCGTAAGTCAGTTCATGCGCGAGCAACAAAAAGCGGTGAAAATTGTCGGCTTACAGCCTGAGGATGGCAGTAGCATTCCGGGCATTCGTCGTTGGCCCGAAGAGTGGCTGCCGAAGATTTTCGACCCGAGCCTTGTTGACGAGGTGATGGATATGTCGCAGGTGGAAGCTGAGAGAACCATGCGCAAACTTGCGCGCGAAGAGGGCATTTTCTGTGGCGTGAGTTCAGGCGGCGCGGTTGCCGGTGCATTACGCGTGGCGCAGGCTAACCCTGGTTCTGTTGTTGTTGCGATTATTTGCGACAGAGGCGATCGTTATTTATCGACTGGGGTATTTGGCGAAGAGAGTTACTCTCAGGGTTCAGGAATTTAA
- the ptsI gene encoding phosphoenolpyruvate-protein phosphotransferase PtsI, which translates to MISGILASPGIAFGKALLLKEDEIVIDRKKISADKVEQEVERFISGRAKASSQLEAIKIKAGETFGEEKEAIFEGHIMLLEDEELEQEIIALIKDKLVTADAAAHEIIEGQAVALEELDDEYLKERAADVRDIGKRLLRNILGLAIIDLSAIQDEVILVAKDLTPSETAQLNLQKVLGFITDIGGRTSHTSIMARSLELPAIVGTGSVTNQVKNGDYLILDAVNNKVYVNPTNDEIEALRAVQQQVASEKAELAKLKDLPAITLDGHQVEVCANIGTVRDIDGAERNGAEGVGLYRTEFLFMDRDSLPTEDEQFAAYKAVAEACGSQAVIVRTMDIGGDKELPYMNFPKEENPFLGWRAVRIAMDRKEILHDQVRAILRASAFGKLRIMFPMIISVEEVRALKKEIEIMKAQLREEGKAFDETIEVGVMVETPAAATIARHLAKEVDFFSIGTNDLTQYTLAVDRGNDMISHLYQPMSPSVLTLIKQVIDASHAEGKWTGMCGELAGDERATLLLLGMGLDEFSMSAISIPRIKKIIRNTNFEDAKVLAEQALAQPTTDELMTLVNKFIEEKTIC; encoded by the coding sequence ATGATTTCAGGCATTTTAGCATCCCCGGGTATCGCTTTCGGCAAGGCACTTTTGCTGAAGGAAGATGAGATTGTCATCGACCGGAAGAAAATTTCTGCCGACAAAGTTGAGCAGGAAGTTGAGCGTTTCATTAGCGGACGCGCAAAGGCGTCTTCGCAGTTAGAAGCGATCAAAATTAAAGCTGGCGAGACCTTCGGTGAAGAAAAGGAAGCTATCTTCGAAGGCCACATCATGTTGCTGGAAGACGAAGAGCTTGAGCAGGAAATCATAGCCCTTATCAAAGATAAGTTAGTGACTGCTGATGCAGCGGCTCACGAAATTATCGAAGGCCAGGCAGTGGCGCTGGAAGAGTTAGACGATGAATACCTGAAAGAACGTGCGGCTGACGTACGTGACATCGGTAAGCGTCTGCTGCGCAACATTCTTGGTCTGGCAATTATCGACCTTAGCGCTATTCAGGATGAAGTTATCCTGGTCGCTAAAGATTTGACCCCGTCAGAAACCGCACAGCTTAACCTGCAAAAGGTTCTGGGTTTCATCACTGATATCGGTGGCCGTACTTCCCATACCTCTATCATGGCGCGTTCTCTTGAACTGCCTGCGATTGTGGGTACCGGTAGCGTGACCAACCAGGTGAAAAATGGCGATTACCTGATCCTCGATGCTGTTAACAATAAAGTTTACGTTAACCCAACCAACGACGAGATCGAAGCGCTGCGTGCTGTACAGCAGCAGGTTGCTTCCGAGAAAGCTGAACTGGCAAAACTGAAAGATCTGCCAGCAATCACTCTCGATGGTCATCAGGTAGAAGTATGCGCCAACATCGGTACCGTTCGTGATATCGACGGTGCAGAGCGCAATGGTGCAGAAGGTGTAGGTCTGTACCGTACAGAATTCCTGTTCATGGACCGTGATTCACTGCCAACTGAAGATGAGCAGTTCGCGGCGTACAAAGCTGTTGCTGAAGCCTGTGGCTCACAAGCCGTTATCGTACGTACCATGGATATCGGTGGCGATAAAGAGCTGCCTTACATGAACTTCCCGAAAGAAGAGAACCCGTTCCTGGGCTGGCGTGCAGTGCGTATCGCTATGGATCGTAAAGAGATCCTGCATGACCAGGTTCGCGCGATTCTGCGTGCATCCGCTTTCGGTAAATTACGCATTATGTTCCCAATGATTATCTCTGTTGAAGAGGTTCGCGCTCTGAAGAAAGAGATCGAAATCATGAAGGCGCAGCTGCGTGAAGAAGGCAAAGCGTTTGACGAAACTATCGAAGTTGGCGTGATGGTTGAGACTCCGGCTGCGGCCACCATTGCTCGCCATCTGGCAAAAGAAGTCGACTTCTTTAGTATCGGTACCAACGATCTGACGCAGTACACCCTGGCCGTTGACCGTGGTAATGATATGATTTCACATCTTTACCAGCCAATGTCACCGTCCGTACTGACTCTGATTAAGCAAGTTATTGATGCTTCTCATGCAGAAGGTAAATGGACCGGTATGTGTGGTGAGCTTGCAGGCGACGAACGTGCTACACTTCTGTTGCTGGGTATGGGTCTGGACGAATTTAGTATGAGTGCCATTTCTATCCCGCGCATTAAGAAGATTATTCGTAACACGAACTTCGAAGATGCGAAGGTGTTAGCAGAGCAAGCTCTTGCTCAACCGACAACGGACGAGTTAATGACGCTGGTTAACAAGTTCATTGAAGAAAAAACAATCTGCTAA
- a CDS encoding sulfate ABC transporter substrate-binding protein — translation MAKTSVKKLWSALVVSALLAGSAQATELLNSSYDVSRELFAALNPAFQKQWAQENSGDKLVIKQSHAGSSKQALAILQGLKADVVTYNQVSDVQILHDKGNLIPADWQTRLPNNSSPFYSTMAFLVRKGNPKNIHDWSDLVRPDVKLIFPNPKTSGNARYTYLGAWGAANKADGGDKAKTEQFMTQFLKNVEVFDTGGRGATTTFVERGLGDVLISFESEVNNISKQYEKDGYEVVVPKVNILAEFPVAWVDKNVKANGTEKAAKEYLNFLYTPAAQTIITDYYYRVNNPQVMEKLKDKFPQTELFRVEDEFGGWPEVMKTHFASGGEFDKLVAAGHK, via the coding sequence ATGGCTAAAACGTCGGTAAAAAAACTCTGGAGTGCGCTCGTTGTCTCTGCGTTATTGGCAGGCTCAGCTCAAGCTACAGAACTGCTGAACAGCTCTTATGATGTGTCTCGTGAGCTGTTTGCGGCCCTGAATCCTGCCTTCCAGAAACAGTGGGCGCAGGAAAATAGCGGTGACAAATTGGTGATAAAACAATCTCATGCCGGGTCATCCAAACAGGCTCTGGCGATTTTGCAGGGGTTAAAAGCTGACGTTGTAACTTATAACCAGGTGTCCGATGTGCAGATATTGCATGATAAAGGCAACCTGATTCCTGCCGACTGGCAAACCCGCCTGCCAAACAACAGCTCGCCGTTTTACTCCACCATGGCATTCCTGGTGCGTAAAGGTAACCCGAAAAATATCCACGACTGGAGCGATTTGGTTCGCCCGGACGTGAAACTGATTTTCCCTAATCCCAAAACCTCCGGTAACGCGCGTTACACCTATTTAGGCGCGTGGGGTGCGGCAAACAAAGCTGACGGTGGTGATAAAGCCAAAACCGAACAGTTCATGACGCAGTTCCTGAAAAACGTTGAAGTGTTTGATACCGGTGGCCGTGGCGCGACCACCACCTTTGTTGAGCGTGGCCTGGGCGACGTACTGATTAGCTTCGAGTCCGAAGTTAACAACATTAGTAAGCAGTACGAAAAAGATGGCTACGAAGTTGTGGTACCGAAGGTCAATATTCTGGCTGAATTCCCGGTTGCGTGGGTGGATAAAAACGTCAAAGCCAACGGAACAGAAAAAGCGGCAAAAGAGTACCTGAACTTCCTGTATACCCCGGCGGCGCAAACCATCATCACCGATTATTACTATCGCGTGAATAACCCGCAGGTCATGGAAAAGCTGAAGGATAAATTCCCGCAAACGGAACTGTTCCGCGTGGAAGATGAATTTGGCGGCTGGCCTGAGGTGATGAAAACCCATTTCGCAAGCGGCGGTGAGTTCGACAAGCTTGTAGCGGCGGGGCATAAGTAA
- the cysW gene encoding sulfate/thiosulfate ABC transporter permease CysW: MTDVTELKSYRRTGFNWGKWTLIGIGVLISFLLLVVPVASIFAEAFSKGLMPALNNIVDPDMLHAIWLTVMIALITVPVNLVFGILLAWLVTRFDFPGRQLLLTLLDIPFAVSPVVAGLVYLLFYGSNGPLAGFMDAHNIQIMFAWPGMVLVTIFVTCPFVVRELVPVMLSQGSQEDEAAILLGASGWQMFRRVTLPNIRWALLYGVVLTNARAIGEFGAVSVVSGSIRGETFSLPLQIELLQQDYNTVGSFTAAALLTLMAIVTLFLKSALQWRLNSQEKRLQQEGNHEH; encoded by the coding sequence ATGACGGACGTAACTGAATTGAAAAGCTATCGTCGCACCGGTTTTAACTGGGGTAAATGGACGCTGATTGGCATCGGCGTGCTGATTTCGTTTTTGCTGCTGGTAGTGCCGGTGGCCTCAATTTTTGCCGAAGCGTTTTCGAAAGGGTTAATGCCCGCACTCAATAATATTGTTGACCCGGATATGCTGCATGCCATCTGGTTAACGGTGATGATTGCGCTGATTACAGTGCCGGTGAATCTGGTGTTCGGGATCTTGCTCGCCTGGCTGGTGACGCGTTTTGATTTTCCTGGCCGTCAGTTATTGCTGACGCTGCTGGATATTCCATTTGCCGTATCGCCAGTGGTGGCCGGTCTGGTTTACCTGCTGTTTTATGGCTCGAACGGCCCGTTAGCCGGCTTTATGGATGCCCATAATATTCAGATTATGTTCGCCTGGCCGGGCATGGTGCTGGTGACGATTTTTGTGACCTGTCCGTTTGTGGTGCGCGAGCTGGTGCCGGTGATGTTAAGCCAGGGCAGCCAGGAGGACGAAGCGGCGATTCTGCTGGGCGCATCCGGCTGGCAGATGTTCCGCCGTGTTACCTTGCCAAATATCCGCTGGGCGCTCCTCTACGGCGTGGTGTTAACTAACGCCCGTGCTATCGGTGAGTTCGGTGCCGTGTCGGTGGTTTCCGGTTCGATTCGCGGCGAGACATTCTCGCTGCCGTTACAGATTGAATTGCTTCAACAGGATTACAATACCGTCGGCTCATTTACCGCCGCTGCACTCCTGACCCTGATGGCAATCGTTACGTTGTTCTTAAAGAGTGCGTTGCAATGGCGTCTGAACAGTCAGGAAAAACGTCTGCAACAGGAGGGAAATCATGAGCATTGA
- the cysA gene encoding sulfate/thiosulfate ABC transporter ATP-binding protein CysA has product MSIDITNIKKSFGRTQVLNDISLDIPSGQMVALLGPSGSGKTTLLRIIAGLEHQNSGRISFHGTDVSRIHARDRKVGFVFQHYALFRHMTVFDNIAFGLTVLPRRERPSSAAIKQKVTRLLEMVQLSHLADRFPAQLSGGQKQRVALARALAVEPQILLLDEPFGALDAQVRKELRRWLRQLHEELKFTSVFVTHDQEEAMEVADRVVVMSQGNIEQVDTPEAVWREPATRFVLEFLGEVNRMKGTIRGSQFHVGAHRWPLGFTPAYQGAVDLFLRPWEVDVSRRTNLDSPLPVQVLEISPRGHYMQLVVQPLGWYDEPLTVVLRENHVPVRGERLFVGLQHARLYEGNNRIQRTYNGQLDLAQTA; this is encoded by the coding sequence ATGAGCATTGATATTACCAATATTAAGAAATCTTTTGGTCGCACCCAGGTGCTGAATGATATCTCTCTGGATATCCCTTCGGGTCAAATGGTAGCGTTATTGGGGCCGTCGGGTTCCGGTAAAACTACGCTGCTGCGCATTATTGCGGGGCTTGAACATCAGAATAGCGGGCGGATTAGTTTCCACGGCACGGATGTGAGCCGCATTCACGCGCGTGACCGTAAAGTCGGATTTGTATTCCAGCATTACGCGCTGTTCCGCCATATGACGGTGTTCGACAATATCGCATTTGGTCTGACGGTTTTACCGCGTCGTGAGCGCCCATCTTCTGCCGCTATCAAACAGAAAGTGACGCGTTTGCTGGAGATGGTGCAGCTTTCCCATCTGGCGGATCGTTTCCCCGCTCAGCTTTCAGGCGGGCAGAAACAGCGTGTGGCCCTGGCGCGAGCCCTGGCGGTTGAGCCGCAAATTCTGCTGCTGGATGAGCCGTTTGGCGCGCTGGATGCGCAGGTGCGTAAAGAGCTGCGCCGCTGGCTGCGTCAGTTGCATGAAGAGTTAAAATTCACCAGCGTGTTCGTGACCCACGACCAGGAAGAGGCGATGGAAGTCGCGGACAGGGTTGTGGTGATGAGCCAGGGGAATATCGAACAGGTGGACACGCCTGAAGCGGTATGGCGTGAACCAGCGACTCGCTTTGTGCTGGAGTTCCTCGGCGAAGTTAACCGTATGAAAGGCACCATTCGCGGTAGCCAGTTCCATGTTGGCGCACACCGCTGGCCACTGGGCTTTACCCCTGCTTATCAGGGCGCGGTAGATTTATTCCTGCGCCCATGGGAAGTGGATGTTAGCCGCCGTACTAATCTGGATTCCCCACTACCGGTGCAGGTGCTTGAGATCAGCCCTCGCGGGCATTACATGCAATTGGTGGTGCAGCCGCTGGGCTGGTATGACGAACCGTTGACCGTGGTATTGCGTGAAAATCATGTTCCGGTTCGTGGCGAGCGCCTGTTCGTTGGCCTGCAACATGCGCGTTTGTATGAAGGCAATAATCGAATTCAGCGTACTTATAATGGTCAGCTAGACCTGGCGCAGACGGCCTGA
- the cysT gene encoding sulfate/thiosulfate ABC transporter permease CysT: MFAVSSKRVLPGFTLSLGTSLLFVCLILLLPLSALVMQLSEMTLAQYWEVITNPQVVAAYKVTLLSAAVASIFNGAFGMLMAWILTRYQFPGRSLLDALMDLPFALPTAVAGLTLAGLFSVNGWYGEWLAQFGIKVTYTWLGIAVAMAFTSIPFVVRTIQPVLEELGPEYEEAAETLGATRWQSFRRVILPELSPALMAGVALSFTRSLGEFGAVIFIAGNIAWKTEVTSLMIFVRLQEFDYPAASAIASVILAASLLLLFSINTLQSRFGRRVVGH, encoded by the coding sequence ATGTTTGCTGTTTCCTCCAAACGTGTGCTGCCGGGCTTTACGTTAAGCCTCGGCACCAGTTTGCTGTTTGTTTGCCTGATTTTACTGCTGCCGCTCAGCGCGCTGGTGATGCAGCTTTCCGAGATGACGCTGGCTCAATACTGGGAAGTCATCACCAACCCGCAGGTTGTGGCGGCATATAAAGTCACGCTGTTATCTGCGGCGGTGGCTTCCATTTTTAATGGCGCGTTTGGCATGTTGATGGCGTGGATTTTAACGCGCTATCAGTTTCCGGGCCGCAGCCTGCTTGATGCGCTGATGGACTTGCCGTTTGCCCTGCCAACGGCGGTGGCAGGCTTGACGCTTGCTGGGCTGTTTTCAGTCAACGGCTGGTACGGCGAATGGCTGGCGCAGTTTGGTATTAAGGTGACGTACACCTGGCTTGGTATCGCCGTTGCGATGGCGTTTACCAGTATCCCGTTTGTAGTCCGTACTATTCAGCCGGTGCTTGAAGAGTTAGGGCCGGAATATGAAGAGGCCGCAGAAACGCTGGGTGCGACGCGCTGGCAGAGTTTTCGCCGTGTGATTTTGCCTGAGCTTTCCCCTGCATTGATGGCAGGCGTTGCGCTCTCGTTTACCCGTAGCCTGGGGGAGTTTGGCGCGGTGATTTTTATCGCCGGTAACATCGCCTGGAAAACCGAAGTGACCTCTTTGATGATTTTCGTGCGCCTGCAGGAGTTCGATTACCCGGCGGCGAGTGCGATTGCCTCGGTGATCCTTGCCGCTTCGCTGCTGCTGCTGTTTTCCATTAATACGTTGCAAAGTCGCTTTGGTCGGCGCGTGGTAGGTCACTGA
- the cysK gene encoding cysteine synthase A, whose translation MSKIYEDNSLTIGHTPLVRLNRIGNGRILAKVESRNPSFSVKCRIGANMIWDAEKRGVLKAGVELVEPTSGNTGIALAYVAAARGYKLTLTMPETMSIERRKLLKALGANLVLTEGAKGMKGAIQKAEEIVASNPEKFLLLQQFSNPANPEIHEKTTGPEIWEDTDGEVDVFISGVGTGGTLTGVSRYIKNTKGKTDLITVAVEPTDSPVIAQALAGEELKPGPHKIQGIGAGFIPGNLDLKLIDKVIAITNEEAISTARQLMEEEGILAGISSGAAVAAALKLQEDEAFANKNIVVILPSSGERYLSTALFADLFTEKELQQ comes from the coding sequence ATGAGCAAGATCTATGAAGACAACTCTCTGACAATCGGCCATACGCCGCTGGTTCGACTGAACCGCATCGGTAATGGACGCATCCTGGCGAAGGTCGAGTCCCGCAACCCAAGCTTTAGCGTCAAATGCCGTATCGGAGCCAATATGATTTGGGATGCCGAAAAACGCGGTGTGCTCAAGGCCGGCGTCGAGTTAGTCGAACCAACCAGCGGTAATACCGGTATTGCCCTGGCCTATGTTGCCGCCGCGCGTGGCTACAAGCTGACGCTGACCATGCCTGAAACCATGAGTATTGAACGCCGTAAATTGCTCAAAGCACTGGGTGCCAATCTGGTCCTGACGGAAGGCGCGAAAGGCATGAAAGGCGCCATTCAGAAAGCTGAAGAAATCGTTGCCAGCAATCCAGAAAAATTCCTTTTGCTCCAGCAATTTAGTAACCCAGCAAACCCAGAAATCCACGAAAAAACCACCGGCCCAGAAATCTGGGAAGATACCGACGGCGAAGTGGACGTCTTTATTTCTGGCGTAGGGACTGGCGGTACGCTGACAGGTGTGAGTCGTTACATCAAAAATACCAAAGGCAAAACGGATCTGATTACCGTTGCCGTAGAGCCTACAGATTCCCCGGTCATTGCTCAGGCCCTGGCGGGTGAAGAACTGAAACCAGGCCCTCATAAAATTCAGGGTATCGGGGCCGGTTTTATTCCTGGTAACCTCGATCTGAAGCTTATTGACAAAGTGATTGCCATCACTAATGAAGAAGCGATTTCAACGGCACGGCAGTTGATGGAAGAAGAAGGTATTCTTGCCGGTATTTCTTCCGGCGCAGCCGTCGCTGCTGCACTAAAACTTCAGGAAGATGAAGCATTTGCCAACAAGAACATTGTGGTTATACTGCCATCGTCTGGCGAACGCTACTTGAGTACCGCTCTCTTTGCCGATCTTTTCACGGAAAAAGAACTGCAACAATGA
- the crr gene encoding PTS glucose transporter subunit IIA, with the protein MGLFDKLKSLVSDDKKDTGTIEIVAPLSGEIVNIEDVPDVVFAEKIVGDGIAIKPTGNKMVAPVDGTIGKIFETNHAFSIESDSGIELFVHFGIDTVELKGEGFKRIAEEGQRVKKGDVVIEFDLALLEEKAKSTLTPVVISNMDEIKELIKLSGSVTVGETPVIRIKK; encoded by the coding sequence ATGGGTTTGTTTGATAAACTGAAATCTCTGGTTTCTGATGATAAAAAAGACACCGGAACCATTGAGATTGTTGCTCCACTTTCTGGCGAAATCGTCAATATTGAAGATGTTCCAGATGTGGTGTTCGCCGAGAAGATCGTTGGTGATGGCATTGCAATTAAACCGACTGGCAACAAAATGGTTGCTCCGGTTGACGGCACCATCGGCAAAATTTTCGAAACTAACCATGCTTTCTCTATCGAATCCGATAGCGGCATTGAGCTGTTCGTTCACTTCGGTATCGACACTGTTGAACTGAAAGGCGAAGGCTTCAAACGCATCGCAGAAGAAGGCCAGCGTGTTAAGAAAGGCGACGTAGTTATCGAGTTCGATTTGGCCCTGCTGGAAGAGAAAGCGAAGTCTACCTTGACTCCGGTCGTTATCTCCAACATGGACGAAATCAAAGAGCTGATCAAACTGTCTGGTAGCGTGACCGTGGGTGAAACCCCAGTAATCCGCATCAAGAAGTAA
- the ptsH gene encoding phosphocarrier protein Hpr, translating to MFQQEVTITAPNGLHTRPAAQFVKEAKGFTSEITVTSNGKSASAKSLFKLQTLGLTQGTVVTISAEGEDDQKAVEHLVKLMAELE from the coding sequence ATGTTCCAGCAAGAAGTTACCATTACCGCTCCTAACGGTCTGCATACCCGCCCTGCTGCTCAGTTTGTTAAAGAAGCTAAAGGCTTCACTTCTGAGATCACTGTGACCTCCAACGGCAAAAGCGCTAGCGCAAAAAGCCTGTTCAAACTGCAAACTCTGGGCCTGACTCAAGGTACCGTTGTGACCATCTCCGCTGAAGGTGAAGATGATCAGAAAGCAGTTGAGCATCTGGTAAAACTGATGGCTGAACTCGAGTAA